A genomic stretch from Vibrio coralliilyticus includes:
- a CDS encoding YjgN family protein: protein MEHKHITNPVEFRGKGGEFFGIWIVNVLLSIITFGIYSAWAKVRTKRYFYGNTYVDSDNFEYHAQPMQILKGRLVAVAVLGIWAIANAFFPEVSFVLLLVFYVALPWLLWSNARFDAAMTSYRNVHFSFDSSLKDAYLSLMGRGLGALVAIAIYIAAIVAISGVSGVAATVLGIAFFVFLSVLYAWVVVGAHKYFTNGYRYGDWKFSAELETGFFVKTYLKAMGLGIAASIILMIAMSLTIFSGFDLTAIQNGDYSSLMGASQFTVFIVAYLAIIVLTIGLTAYTTTRVRNYIFEQLQAKLEQESDNHYTFNSTFTARGYTWLVISNFLLQVVTLSIARPWVMVRTSRYVADNTAVFGDMSLLKATDKDSNVQSAISDEVAQAFDLGIGIS from the coding sequence ATGGAACATAAACATATCACAAACCCCGTTGAGTTTAGGGGTAAGGGAGGCGAGTTCTTTGGCATATGGATAGTCAATGTTTTGCTTAGCATTATTACTTTTGGCATCTATTCCGCTTGGGCCAAAGTTAGAACAAAGCGCTATTTCTACGGCAATACCTATGTAGATAGTGATAACTTTGAATATCACGCTCAGCCGATGCAAATTCTCAAGGGGCGTCTAGTGGCTGTTGCGGTTCTTGGTATTTGGGCTATTGCCAACGCATTCTTTCCTGAGGTGAGTTTTGTGTTGCTGTTGGTTTTTTATGTGGCTTTACCTTGGCTACTATGGAGCAACGCTCGATTTGATGCTGCAATGACGAGTTACCGCAATGTTCACTTCTCTTTTGACTCGTCATTGAAAGATGCTTACCTATCACTGATGGGGCGTGGCTTGGGAGCGCTAGTCGCCATTGCTATCTATATTGCCGCAATTGTCGCAATCTCAGGGGTGTCAGGTGTCGCAGCTACAGTACTAGGAATCGCATTCTTTGTCTTCTTGTCTGTGCTATACGCATGGGTTGTGGTTGGCGCACATAAGTATTTCACCAATGGTTATCGGTATGGTGACTGGAAGTTCAGTGCAGAATTGGAAACGGGCTTCTTTGTTAAGACCTACCTGAAAGCGATGGGGCTGGGTATTGCTGCGTCCATCATCCTTATGATAGCGATGTCTCTGACGATTTTTAGTGGCTTTGACCTTACGGCTATCCAGAATGGTGATTACAGTTCGTTAATGGGCGCATCTCAGTTTACGGTCTTCATTGTTGCTTATCTAGCAATCATCGTTCTGACCATTGGCTTGACCGCGTATACAACGACTCGAGTTCGTAACTACATCTTCGAACAACTGCAAGCTAAACTTGAACAAGAATCAGACAATCACTATACCTTTAACTCGACCTTTACTGCCAGAGGTTACACTTGGTTGGTTATCTCTAACTTCTTGCTTCAGGTCGTTACATTGAGTATTGCCCGACCTTGGGTCATGGTAAGAACCTCGCGCTATGTTGCCGATAATACCGCAGTATTTGGTGATATGAGCCTGCTAAAAGCGACAGATAAAGACTCGAACGTTCAATCTGCGATATCGGATGAAGTGGCTCAAGCCTTCGATTTAGGTATCGGAATTAGCTAA
- a CDS encoding D-2-hydroxyacid dehydrogenase, whose protein sequence is MSLPNVVFLDRATIPTHIELPHLPFDHQWIEYDFTSSELVVERLQGAQIVITNKVVLDQQVLSQLPELQLIAISATGFNNVDIDYCRVQGIAVTNVQGYATQSVPEHVIGMIFALRRNLHGYHNDIAKGEWQRNQQFCFFTHPIGDVAGSTLGVIGSGALGLATAALAKAVGMQVIYAEHKGADACREGYLPFEQVLMMADVITLHCPLSEATRNLIGENELAQMKPGSLLINTGRGGLVDEGALVAALKHGTIAGAGVDVFTQEPADESNPLLANMDLPNLLLTPHVAWGSDSSIQNLSNILMDNITAFIEGREQNRVV, encoded by the coding sequence ATGTCGCTGCCTAATGTTGTTTTTTTGGATCGCGCCACGATCCCCACTCATATCGAATTACCTCACCTTCCTTTTGACCACCAATGGATTGAATATGATTTCACCAGCTCTGAGCTGGTGGTGGAGCGCCTACAAGGCGCCCAAATTGTGATTACCAATAAGGTGGTGCTAGACCAGCAAGTTTTGTCTCAATTGCCCGAACTTCAATTGATTGCCATATCGGCGACTGGGTTTAACAATGTTGATATCGATTATTGTCGAGTACAGGGGATTGCGGTGACGAATGTCCAAGGTTATGCCACACAGTCGGTGCCGGAGCATGTTATCGGCATGATCTTCGCTCTCAGACGCAATTTGCATGGCTACCATAACGATATCGCCAAAGGAGAGTGGCAACGAAATCAGCAGTTTTGCTTTTTCACTCACCCAATTGGTGATGTTGCAGGATCTACGCTGGGAGTGATTGGTTCAGGGGCTCTTGGCCTGGCGACAGCGGCGTTGGCTAAAGCGGTCGGGATGCAAGTTATTTATGCCGAACACAAAGGGGCTGATGCCTGTCGGGAAGGCTATTTACCCTTTGAACAGGTATTAATGATGGCTGATGTGATCACACTGCATTGTCCGTTGAGTGAGGCCACACGTAACTTGATTGGAGAAAATGAGTTGGCGCAAATGAAACCCGGAAGCCTACTGATCAATACTGGCCGCGGGGGATTAGTCGACGAAGGGGCTCTGGTTGCCGCATTAAAGCATGGCACGATTGCTGGGGCGGGTGTGGATGTCTTCACGCAGGAGCCTGCTGACGAAAGCAACCCGTTACTGGCGAATATGGATTTGCCGAATTTATTGCTGACACCTCATGTAGCGTGGGGAAGTGACTCATCGATTCAGAACCTGTCGAATATATTGATGGATAACATTACCGCCTTTATAGAAGGGAGAGAACAAAATCGAGTGGTTTAG
- a CDS encoding valine--tRNA ligase, translating into MEKTYNPTSIEQALYQAWEEKGYFKPHGDTTKESYSIMIPPPNVTGSLHMGHAFQDTIMDTLIRAERMKGKNTLWQVGTDHAGIATQMVVERKIAAEEGKTKHDYGRDAFIDKIWEWKGESGGTITKQLRRLGASVDWERERFTMDDGLSNAVKEVFVRLYEEDLIYRGKRLVNWDPKLHTAISDLEVENKDKKGHMWHFRYPLADGVKTADGKDYIVVATTRPETMLGDTGVAVNPEDPRYKDLIGKEVLLPIVDRRIPIVGDEHADMEKGTGCVKITPAHDFNDYEVGKRHQLPMINILTFDANIRDAAEVFNTNGEASDAYSTELPAKYHGMERFAARKAIVAEFEELGLLDEIKDHDLTVPYGDRGGVVIEPLLTDQWYVRTAPLAKPAVEAVENGDIQFVPKQYENMYFAWMRDVQDWCISRQLWWGHRIPAWYDNDGNVYVGRTEEEVRQQNNLAPVVVLRQDDDVLDTWFSSALWTFGTQGWPEDTEALKQFHPSDVLVSGFDIIFFWVARMIMMTLHFVKDENGKPQVPFKTVYMTGLIRDENGDKMSKSKGNVLDPIDMIDGIDLESLVEKRTGNMMQPQLAKKIEKNTRKTFENGIEPYGTDALRFTLAAMASTGRDINWDMKRLEGYRNFCNKLWNASRYVLMNTEEQDCGFGEGEIEYSLADKWIESQFELAAADFNGHIDNYRLDMAANTIYEFIWNQFCDWYLELTKPVLWKGSEAQQRGTRRTLITVLEKTLRLAHPVIPYITETIWQSVKPLVEGVEGNTIMLQALPQYDEANFNQAALDDIEWVKSFITSIRNLRAEYDINPGKPLEVMLKAASAEDAARLEANNQVLVSLAKLESVRVLEAGEETPACATALVAKSELMIPMAGLIDKDAELARLDGEIKKTHGEIKRIEGKLGNEGFVAKAPEAVVAKEREKLEGYKETLVKLEEQKTTIAAL; encoded by the coding sequence ATGGAAAAGACATACAACCCAACTTCAATCGAACAAGCTTTGTACCAAGCTTGGGAAGAGAAAGGCTACTTTAAGCCACACGGTGACACGACGAAAGAATCATACAGCATCATGATCCCGCCACCGAACGTCACTGGTAGTCTACACATGGGCCACGCGTTCCAAGATACCATTATGGATACCCTTATCCGTGCGGAGCGTATGAAAGGCAAAAATACGCTTTGGCAAGTTGGTACTGACCACGCTGGTATCGCAACTCAGATGGTTGTTGAGCGTAAGATCGCAGCAGAAGAAGGCAAAACCAAACACGATTACGGCCGTGATGCCTTCATCGACAAAATTTGGGAATGGAAAGGCGAGTCTGGCGGCACGATCACTAAACAGCTGCGTCGTTTAGGTGCATCGGTAGACTGGGAGCGTGAGCGCTTCACCATGGATGACGGCCTATCTAATGCCGTAAAAGAAGTCTTTGTCCGTCTCTACGAAGAAGATCTCATCTACCGTGGTAAACGTCTGGTGAACTGGGATCCAAAACTGCACACTGCAATTTCTGATCTTGAAGTTGAAAACAAAGACAAAAAAGGTCACATGTGGCACTTCCGCTACCCACTAGCAGATGGCGTTAAGACAGCGGACGGCAAAGACTACATTGTTGTTGCGACAACTCGTCCGGAAACCATGTTGGGTGATACAGGTGTCGCAGTTAACCCAGAAGATCCACGTTATAAAGATCTGATCGGTAAAGAAGTTCTGCTTCCTATCGTGGATCGTCGTATCCCAATCGTGGGTGACGAGCACGCAGACATGGAAAAAGGAACTGGCTGTGTAAAAATCACACCTGCGCATGACTTCAACGACTACGAAGTCGGTAAGCGCCACCAGCTACCTATGATCAACATCCTCACCTTCGATGCAAACATCCGTGATGCGGCTGAAGTGTTCAACACCAACGGCGAAGCAAGCGATGCGTACTCAACTGAGCTACCAGCGAAATACCACGGCATGGAACGTTTTGCTGCACGTAAAGCCATCGTGGCTGAGTTTGAAGAGTTAGGCCTTCTAGATGAAATCAAAGATCACGACCTAACGGTACCATACGGTGACCGTGGTGGTGTGGTCATCGAACCGCTTCTTACAGACCAGTGGTACGTTCGCACTGCGCCGCTTGCAAAACCAGCAGTTGAGGCGGTAGAGAATGGTGACATTCAGTTCGTGCCTAAACAGTACGAAAACATGTACTTCGCTTGGATGCGTGACGTTCAAGATTGGTGTATCTCTCGTCAGCTTTGGTGGGGACATCGTATTCCGGCATGGTACGACAACGACGGTAACGTTTATGTCGGTCGCACCGAAGAAGAAGTTCGTCAACAAAACAACTTAGCACCAGTGGTAGTCCTGCGCCAAGACGACGATGTACTTGATACCTGGTTCTCTTCTGCACTATGGACTTTCGGTACACAAGGTTGGCCAGAAGATACAGAAGCGCTGAAGCAATTCCACCCTTCTGATGTACTGGTATCTGGTTTTGACATCATCTTCTTCTGGGTAGCGCGCATGATCATGATGACACTACACTTCGTTAAAGATGAAAATGGCAAGCCACAGGTTCCATTTAAGACAGTTTACATGACGGGGCTAATCCGTGATGAAAACGGCGACAAGATGTCTAAGTCTAAAGGTAACGTACTTGATCCAATCGATATGATTGATGGTATTGACCTAGAGTCTCTCGTTGAGAAGCGCACCGGTAACATGATGCAGCCTCAGCTAGCGAAGAAGATCGAGAAAAACACTCGTAAAACATTTGAAAATGGTATCGAACCTTACGGTACTGACGCACTGCGCTTTACTCTTGCTGCAATGGCCTCAACGGGCCGCGACATCAACTGGGATATGAAGCGTCTAGAAGGTTACCGTAACTTCTGTAACAAGCTATGGAACGCAAGCCGCTACGTTCTGATGAATACAGAAGAGCAAGACTGTGGCTTTGGTGAAGGCGAGATCGAGTACTCACTTGCGGACAAGTGGATCGAGTCTCAATTTGAGCTAGCCGCTGCCGATTTCAATGGCCACATTGATAACTATCGCTTGGATATGGCCGCGAATACAATTTACGAGTTCATCTGGAACCAATTCTGTGACTGGTACTTAGAGCTTACTAAACCAGTACTTTGGAAAGGTAGCGAAGCTCAACAACGTGGTACTCGCCGTACGCTAATCACGGTTCTTGAGAAGACACTGCGTCTGGCTCACCCAGTGATCCCATACATCACTGAAACAATCTGGCAGAGCGTTAAACCACTTGTTGAAGGCGTAGAAGGTAACACCATCATGCTGCAGGCTCTTCCTCAATACGACGAAGCGAACTTCAACCAAGCCGCACTGGATGACATCGAGTGGGTTAAGTCATTCATCACGAGTATCCGTAACCTACGTGCTGAGTACGACATCAATCCAGGCAAACCGCTCGAAGTGATGCTGAAAGCTGCGAGCGCAGAAGATGCAGCGCGTCTAGAAGCGAACAACCAAGTGCTTGTTTCTCTCGCGAAGCTTGAGTCTGTACGTGTGCTAGAAGCGGGTGAAGAAACGCCTGCATGCGCAACCGCTCTTGTGGCGAAGTCTGAGCTAATGATCCCAATGGCCGGGCTTATCGACAAAGACGCTGAACTTGCTCGTCTCGATGGCGAAATCAAGAAGACTCACGGCGAAATCAAGCGTATCGAAGGCAAGCTAGGCAACGAAGGTTTTGTAGCTAAAGCACCGGAAGCGGTTGTCGCGAAAGAGCGAGAGAAGCTAGAAGGTTATAAAGAAACGCTAGTGAAGCTTGAAGAGCAAAAGACCACAATTGCTGCGCTATAA
- a CDS encoding pseudouridine synthase, translating to MAMQDYYPPTEPWIERVFEDQGILVVNKPSGLLSVPGRAAEHYDSMWSRLKALYPDIQPVHRLDMSTSGLMLFAKDKPTESALKKQFQFRLTHKVYYARVWGHVEQDAGEVDLPLICDWPNRPKQKVCFEQGKPSKTLFEVAKREDQTTIVRLLPITGRSHQLRVHMQALGHPIVGDEFYSQGEAFKFSNRLELHAAELSFYHPQDERLRSIFVPCDFYPEAEALIFNYFDPVRELPDYKTLPRP from the coding sequence ATGGCCATGCAGGACTATTACCCGCCCACCGAACCTTGGATTGAGCGAGTATTTGAGGATCAAGGTATCCTTGTGGTGAATAAGCCGTCTGGCCTTTTATCTGTTCCTGGACGCGCGGCTGAGCACTATGACAGCATGTGGAGTCGATTGAAGGCACTCTACCCTGACATTCAACCGGTCCACCGTCTTGATATGTCAACATCAGGGCTGATGTTATTTGCCAAGGACAAACCCACAGAATCAGCACTAAAAAAGCAGTTTCAGTTCCGCCTTACTCACAAGGTCTACTATGCTCGTGTGTGGGGACATGTAGAGCAGGATGCGGGGGAAGTGGATCTTCCACTGATTTGTGATTGGCCAAATCGGCCGAAGCAGAAAGTTTGTTTTGAGCAGGGTAAGCCATCAAAGACCTTATTTGAGGTGGCAAAGCGCGAAGATCAGACCACCATTGTCAGGTTACTGCCTATTACAGGGCGTTCACATCAGCTGCGTGTGCATATGCAAGCGTTAGGGCATCCGATTGTTGGAGATGAGTTCTATTCACAGGGAGAAGCCTTCAAATTCTCCAATCGTCTTGAACTGCATGCGGCTGAATTGAGTTTTTACCATCCTCAAGATGAACGTCTACGCAGTATTTTTGTTCCTTGTGATTTCTATCCTGAAGCGGAGGCATTGATCTTTAACTATTTCGATCCTGTGCGAGAATTGCCGGACTATAAAACGCTGCCACGTCCATGA
- a CDS encoding M48 family metallopeptidase has protein sequence MMFDGVAFPPRSSERHPAKLDVTQANALSLRVEGQIISCDQQYAEISVPVGNLPVRFKFPDGWVFVVERTTEVSHWLERNRRSSAIDKMEANWFAWLLSAVVCIGVVLGSYFYVLPWTSDKVANAIPDYVAVALGDKVLESFDNSWQESELSQQEQQAIRQRVAQHVTQLEALPYPIEVVFRSSELGANAFALPGGKIVLLDDLVTLAENEQQLDSIILHELGHVHHRHMMKRLVHSSLLSVGVALLTGESSGVVDNLAGVGVFFLSNGHSREAEIEADVYAIQAMQAIYGSSAPMAEMFELFRQQGELEIPEWMSTHPDFKQRIDAARQ, from the coding sequence ATGATGTTTGATGGGGTGGCGTTTCCGCCACGAAGCTCGGAGCGCCATCCTGCTAAGCTGGATGTGACACAAGCTAATGCGTTAAGTTTGCGCGTTGAAGGTCAAATCATCAGTTGTGACCAGCAATACGCTGAGATCAGTGTCCCTGTTGGTAACCTACCTGTGCGATTCAAGTTTCCCGATGGCTGGGTTTTTGTGGTTGAAAGAACGACAGAAGTGAGCCACTGGCTGGAGCGAAATCGCAGAAGCAGCGCCATTGATAAAATGGAAGCTAACTGGTTCGCGTGGTTGTTGTCAGCGGTAGTGTGTATCGGAGTTGTATTGGGCAGTTACTTTTATGTCTTGCCATGGACCAGTGACAAGGTCGCCAATGCTATCCCTGATTACGTTGCAGTGGCATTGGGCGATAAAGTTCTCGAAAGCTTTGATAATAGCTGGCAAGAGAGCGAGTTGAGTCAGCAAGAGCAGCAAGCGATCCGCCAACGTGTGGCTCAGCATGTCACACAGCTTGAAGCATTACCTTATCCCATTGAAGTGGTGTTTCGCTCCTCAGAGCTTGGCGCCAATGCATTTGCATTGCCGGGTGGGAAAATCGTGTTACTCGACGACTTGGTTACTCTGGCTGAGAATGAACAACAACTCGATAGCATTATCCTTCACGAGCTAGGCCACGTTCATCATCGTCATATGATGAAGCGATTGGTTCACTCGAGCTTACTTTCGGTGGGCGTTGCACTCTTAACTGGCGAAAGTTCAGGAGTGGTAGATAATCTGGCTGGAGTGGGGGTGTTCTTCCTCTCCAATGGTCACTCTCGAGAAGCGGAAATTGAAGCGGATGTGTATGCCATACAGGCTATGCAAGCCATCTATGGAAGTAGTGCGCCAATGGCTGAAATGTTTGAATTGTTTAGGCAACAAGGTGAGTTGGAAATACCCGAGTGGATGAGTACTCATCCTGACTTCAAACAGCGGATTGATGCTGCTCGTCAATAG
- a CDS encoding NRAMP family divalent metal transporter gives METISTSESHAKYSLPQLVRSLGPGIMMAAAAVGGSHLVASTKAGAIYGWQLAVLILLVNFFKYPFFRASIQYTMGTGESLVEGYSKLGRPYLWLFVTLSVISGIVNTAALLLFSASLLGYFIPVELSTTTLCLIVLATCLTILFAGHYKALDSLSKIIMAVLTIATLTAVAIAAGNPVEAAPAFEAPSPWSIAAIGFIVVTMGWMPAPIEISSLTSMWLKSQQRHQKVTARSALFDFNVGYIGTAILAIVFLALGTLVLHGSNIELSQSGVGFSHQLVGLYASTIGEWSRYLIAAVAFFCIFGSTITVIDGYARVISESQRLLRKQKEMRPKVTQGWMLLISAAALSIIVFWAAALLPMLDFAMILAFMTTPFFALLNYILVSKSPLPEPLALGNKLKWLSITGLVYLFGFLAVFVWWKWLM, from the coding sequence ATGGAAACGATCTCCACTTCAGAGAGCCACGCTAAATACTCTCTGCCACAACTTGTTCGTTCGCTAGGCCCTGGGATAATGATGGCTGCCGCTGCCGTCGGAGGGTCACATTTAGTTGCTTCGACCAAAGCCGGAGCTATTTACGGTTGGCAACTGGCGGTATTAATTCTGCTGGTCAACTTTTTTAAATACCCATTTTTCCGCGCCAGTATTCAGTACACAATGGGGACAGGGGAAAGTCTAGTCGAAGGCTACTCAAAACTTGGTCGTCCGTATCTATGGTTATTTGTTACGTTAAGTGTCATTTCCGGTATCGTCAATACCGCTGCTTTATTGCTATTCAGTGCTAGCTTACTTGGGTACTTTATCCCCGTGGAACTCTCCACCACAACCTTATGTTTGATTGTTCTAGCGACCTGCTTGACGATTCTGTTTGCTGGCCACTACAAAGCCCTCGACTCCTTATCGAAAATCATTATGGCGGTACTGACCATTGCAACCCTGACTGCGGTCGCTATTGCCGCAGGTAACCCTGTCGAAGCGGCTCCTGCTTTTGAAGCGCCCTCACCTTGGTCCATTGCTGCTATCGGGTTTATCGTCGTCACCATGGGGTGGATGCCAGCTCCGATTGAAATTTCTAGCCTGACATCAATGTGGCTTAAAAGTCAGCAACGCCACCAAAAGGTAACGGCTCGTTCCGCCTTGTTTGATTTTAATGTGGGCTACATAGGTACGGCGATTCTGGCGATTGTTTTCCTTGCGCTGGGTACTTTGGTCTTACATGGCAGCAATATTGAATTATCTCAATCGGGTGTAGGATTTTCGCATCAATTGGTCGGTCTATATGCATCAACCATTGGTGAATGGTCACGTTACCTAATTGCAGCCGTCGCGTTCTTCTGTATTTTTGGCAGTACGATTACCGTCATTGATGGCTACGCTCGAGTGATTTCAGAATCTCAACGCCTACTGCGTAAGCAAAAAGAGATGAGACCTAAAGTGACGCAAGGGTGGATGCTACTGATTTCCGCAGCGGCACTGTCGATCATCGTTTTCTGGGCAGCAGCACTACTGCCTATGCTCGACTTTGCGATGATTCTAGCCTTTATGACAACGCCATTCTTTGCTCTGCTGAACTATATTTTGGTTTCAAAATCGCCGTTACCTGAACCTCTAGCGTTGGGCAATAAGTTAAAGTGGCTTTCTATCACTGGCCTTGTCTACCTGTTTGGTTTCTTGGCAGTATTTGTGTGGTGGAAGTGGCTTATGTAA
- a CDS encoding DNA polymerase III subunit chi, which yields MPNATFYIIQSGSPQAKPQGFEQYVVFLAGHFAKQGAKVYLHCHDKQHAEQLAERFWQVEAEQYLAHNLVGEGPKYATGIEIGYQGVKPSWNRQLVINLAENETTFANKFAEVVDFVPCEEEAKQLARQRYKIYRQAGYQLQTIDIAHN from the coding sequence ATGCCAAACGCGACGTTTTACATCATACAATCGGGCTCTCCACAGGCCAAGCCACAAGGCTTTGAGCAATATGTAGTGTTTCTTGCTGGGCACTTTGCGAAACAAGGCGCTAAGGTCTACCTACACTGCCATGATAAACAGCACGCTGAGCAATTAGCGGAGCGGTTCTGGCAAGTAGAAGCCGAGCAATACCTCGCCCATAACCTGGTTGGTGAGGGCCCAAAGTATGCCACGGGCATTGAAATCGGATATCAAGGTGTAAAACCCTCGTGGAATCGTCAATTAGTAATAAATTTGGCGGAAAATGAGACAACCTTTGCGAACAAGTTTGCTGAGGTGGTAGACTTCGTCCCTTGCGAAGAAGAAGCCAAGCAACTGGCGCGACAGCGATATAAAATCTATCGCCAAGCGGGTTATCAGCTACAAACGATCGACATCGCACACAATTAG
- a CDS encoding substrate-binding periplasmic protein, whose product MKKGIEKLKKFLLGIPLLSCFICVQAYAENIDKTVRITAGEWPPFIGQNLEGYGVVAQTITQAFALQGYKVTYTFYPWARAYEKAQSGEFDATAVWMFDDERTQHFYYSKPVSQEQFVFFHHKDLDFEWSEIEDLKGYKLGGGLGYSYGPELDALIESKGVTMSRVNSPSQNLLRLNHHRIEVYPEERQIGLYNLSQQTKDVQNNITYHPKPFLNNDGFVMFSKQSPRGKELLAIFNQGLLKWRQQQNEH is encoded by the coding sequence ATGAAAAAAGGTATAGAGAAGTTGAAGAAGTTCTTGCTCGGTATTCCACTATTATCATGTTTTATCTGTGTGCAGGCGTATGCAGAGAACATAGATAAAACGGTTAGAATCACAGCTGGAGAGTGGCCACCATTTATCGGCCAAAACCTTGAAGGGTATGGTGTTGTCGCTCAAACCATCACTCAAGCATTTGCGCTTCAAGGTTATAAAGTGACTTATACTTTTTATCCTTGGGCCAGAGCGTATGAAAAGGCACAAAGCGGAGAGTTCGACGCCACCGCCGTCTGGATGTTCGATGACGAGCGAACACAGCATTTTTACTATAGCAAACCGGTCTCACAAGAGCAGTTTGTTTTCTTCCACCACAAGGACTTAGACTTTGAATGGTCAGAGATCGAAGATTTAAAAGGCTACAAACTAGGCGGAGGACTGGGTTACAGCTATGGACCTGAACTGGACGCACTTATAGAGTCAAAGGGCGTTACTATGAGCCGAGTTAACAGCCCCAGTCAGAATCTGCTACGACTCAACCACCACCGAATTGAAGTTTATCCAGAAGAGCGACAGATAGGCTTGTACAACCTCAGTCAGCAAACCAAAGATGTTCAGAACAATATTACCTATCACCCCAAGCCCTTTCTCAATAACGATGGCTTCGTGATGTTTTCCAAACAGAGCCCAAGAGGAAAGGAGCTGCTAGCCATATTTAATCAAGGCTTACTCAAATGGCGCCAGCAGCAAAATGAGCACTAA
- the pepA gene encoding leucyl aminopeptidase: MEFSVKSGSPEKQRSACIVVGVFEPRRLSPVAEQLDKISDGYISSLLRRGDLEGKPGQMLLLHQVPGVLSERVLLVGCGKERELGERQYKEIIQKTINTLNETGSMEAVCFLTELHVKGRDTYWKVRQAVEATKDGLYTFDQFKSVKPETRRPLRKLVFNVPTRRELNLGEKAITHGLAIASGVKASKDLGNMPPNIANPAYLASQARRLADDYETITTKIIGEQEMEKLGMTSYLAVGRGSKNESMMSIMEYKGNPDPEAKPIVLVGKGLTFDSGGISLKPGEGMDEMKYDMCGAASVFGTMKSLAKLNLPINVIGVLAGCENMPGSNAYRPGDILTTMSGQTVEVLNTDAEGRLVLCDALTYVERFEPDCVVDVATLTGACVIALGHHISGVVSNHNPLSHELVNASEQASDRAWRLPMADEYHEQLKSPFADMANIGGRPGGTITAGCFLSKFAKKYNWAHIDIAGTAWKSGAAKGSTGRPVSMLVQFLLNRSGQETEE, translated from the coding sequence ATGGAGTTCAGTGTAAAGAGTGGTAGCCCGGAAAAGCAACGCAGCGCTTGTATCGTTGTAGGTGTATTCGAACCACGTCGCCTTTCTCCAGTTGCTGAACAGCTCGATAAAATCAGCGACGGCTATATCAGTTCACTACTTCGCCGTGGTGATCTGGAAGGAAAACCAGGACAGATGCTACTTCTGCATCAAGTACCGGGTGTTTTGTCTGAACGTGTTTTACTTGTCGGTTGTGGCAAGGAACGTGAATTGGGCGAGCGTCAGTACAAAGAAATTATTCAGAAAACAATTAACACTCTGAATGAAACAGGTTCGATGGAAGCGGTCTGCTTCCTAACTGAGCTGCATGTCAAAGGCCGCGATACTTACTGGAAAGTGCGTCAAGCAGTCGAAGCAACAAAGGATGGCTTGTACACCTTTGATCAATTCAAGAGTGTAAAACCGGAAACTCGTCGCCCACTGCGTAAACTGGTATTCAACGTACCTACACGTCGTGAATTAAACCTAGGTGAAAAAGCGATCACCCATGGCCTTGCCATCGCTTCAGGTGTCAAAGCATCGAAGGATCTTGGCAACATGCCGCCAAACATCGCCAACCCTGCTTACCTTGCTTCTCAGGCACGTCGTCTGGCTGATGATTATGAGACCATCACCACCAAAATCATCGGTGAGCAAGAGATGGAAAAGCTGGGCATGACTTCCTACCTAGCGGTCGGTCGTGGCTCAAAGAACGAATCTATGATGTCTATCATGGAGTACAAGGGCAACCCAGATCCCGAAGCGAAACCAATCGTGTTGGTTGGTAAAGGTCTGACTTTTGATTCAGGCGGTATCTCACTTAAGCCAGGTGAAGGCATGGATGAGATGAAGTACGACATGTGTGGTGCGGCATCTGTTTTCGGTACCATGAAATCTCTGGCGAAACTGAACCTACCAATCAATGTCATTGGTGTTCTTGCTGGCTGTGAAAACATGCCGGGCAGCAATGCTTACCGCCCTGGCGATATCCTAACCACAATGTCAGGTCAAACGGTTGAAGTGCTCAACACCGATGCGGAAGGCCGTTTGGTTCTTTGTGATGCACTGACGTACGTTGAACGCTTCGAGCCAGATTGTGTCGTGGATGTTGCCACGCTGACAGGCGCGTGTGTGATTGCACTGGGTCACCATATCAGTGGTGTGGTTTCTAACCACAACCCTCTTTCTCACGAGTTGGTTAATGCGTCTGAGCAAGCAAGCGATCGCGCATGGCGTCTTCCAATGGCGGATGAGTACCATGAACAGTTGAAGAGCCCATTTGCTGATATGGCAAATATCGGTGGTCGACCTGGCGGCACCATCACGGCTGGCTGCTTCCTGTCAAAATTTGCCAAAAAGTACAACTGGGCCCACATTGACATCGCAGGAACGGCGTGGAAGTCAGGCGCGGCGAAGGGCTCAACAGGTCGTCCGGTCTCGATGCTTGTCCAGTTCTTACTGAACCGCAGCGGCCAAGAGACAGAAGAATAA